CTGGTATTTATGTTAGATGTTGTGTTTATCATGGGCCTTTTGGCTGTGGGTTCTTCTGTAATAACCCCGTAGTTCCAGATATTCTGGAATTTCATGCTCTCACATATAATCTGGTTCAACGATGAGTATTTAAAATGTCTCTTTCCCTAAAGAACTagtatttacaatataaaaatattaaaggaatagtctacccttttggcatattaaactatgttattacctcaacttagacgaattaatacatatctatctattttcaatgcttgcactgtacagcgcgtcgtgaatgtgttagcatttagcctagacccattcattcctatggtaccaatcAGGGAAgccactagggctgtcacttttgtgaaaaaaatcattttcgatttttttatatataagtgTTTATTGAATCGATTGTAAAATCGATTGTCCATGTCTAAAAagacgtttccattttcaacgccaaataacagacaaatgtaaagagagcgcctgaaacgcacaagtcagcaatatttcttattcattgtcattaagtttcgtgcagaataaaaaacagcaacagtagtgcaacattctctaaaaatatatgcagagtggactgctgccataaatgaaaaacattactgcaggcttcaaccggctgcttttatgatttaggcaattcaaaaattattttaaataatgattcgatccatttcaaacaactgttcaaaaatgaaactttaaatagacttacttgaagttgagaacatgctgtgtatttttttattaaacgtaaccgacacttaggcggcactaggcaggcataatgaaatgcgcaaaaaggctagggccattacaaattattggtcaggaaaacaagtcgatcaacattttaggggtcaagagcagagcgtttttcattcactatatgtccatctgttgagaagacgcactccgaccgtgccaatcttccatcacaaaagcgggtcgctgtcagctcgcaagggtggctccttgtcataactcatcatctcctgtaaggtcacaatttcgacgctctctcgtgttgcacaggtttattgacgttgtcctccattttctttgcagcgattgaaagcgtgaaactataggtgcgtaaaattgctgggtattttctgtctagctttcgcacacctactgcactttcggaattctttattttctttttctgcttgtttgtgagttttgttacatctatatttttaactgtttaattcttttaaaattaatagtgtacatatttggttaaaatcgattgcctattttcgttttcgaaactttttttggttggtccgatcgattgtgcaatcgtttttcgaacgaaaagtgacagccctagaagccaccaaacacttccatgttttccctatttaaagactgttacatgaggagttataccagtaagtatggtgccacaaaataaaagttttttttttggtaccatagcaatgaatggggctaggctaaatgctaacatattcacaacgcgctgtacagtgcacgcattgaaatataatttaataacatagtttaatatggcaaaagggtagactattcctttaatattaaatattatttatataaaaataaataaatatttgcattAATAAAAAGTAGAGTGCTGAAATgcgaccctgcctgtgaaaacccagctaaagtaattttttgtgatttttgtgaaaaataaccttTATATCttcaatattgactgagtaagaccatgtcaaagattgaactCAATGAttgaatcaaactttgatgtccCTTATCTCAAAATCAGATTATGATCTCACAGGGAGGGTCGCAAATATTTCTCACTGATGGCCACATCCCCGCTCAGCTGACCACATGCTCAAGTTTACGCTTCTGTTTTTCTCCAAACTTGGGTTTCATAATGAATCACATGTTGTGAAACGGCAGTTTCTGCTTTCTGATACATGTGGAAAATTTCAGCAACATGACATTTTCTTCATTACAGCTCCAATTCGTCTGTGCTTGCAGGACATAAGCGAGAGGGAAAAATCAATTCTACTGCAAGAATAATCTCCAAAGCTCAGTGCAAACAAGACTTTTGACTCAATATCACGGCTAATCTTAACTCTCAAGGGCTGAGAAATCCATTTAGGAGCATACAAATTGAGGAGGTCAGGTTGCATTTTCCCCCCTCTGGCTAATAGATTTGTATACGTTTCCCTCTCCATTACTTGAGGTACAAAAAGAGGGCGGAGGCTGGATCCATTCGCATTAATGACCACCGTCCCATGATGCCCCATAAAGGGTAGGAAAGCGTGATCAGTATAATGGTGTACACCAAATCCTAATCATCATCAGCCTTGTGCTTAATATAATGGGAACATTTGCAACATTACTGTATGAAGAGGCATTCCCCTTGACTATTTATTGAGTTTGTTTATTGAGTCATTGTGTCTGTGAAAGCCTTGAGCTTGCTGAtgattcataaaaaaaaatctgctgtTGCCATTTTGGTCTGATggccaaaaataacaaaaaggcGAAAATAGTCAAAAATGGAAGGTGCTTCAAATCAGGGAGATTTAATGGCAAATACACAAGTGCTTCAACTTATTCTGACATCCCTTTTCGTAGCCTCGTCCCTCCTCTATTACATAACACAagttaaattaagtgtttagttAAGTTTTAAGGAAACGGTTCACATTTATCAGAAATACACAGGAATGAAACGCATATACTTATTTAATGCATGTTCCTGCATCTGTATCCTGACTTATTGTTTTCTTATTGACACAAGAGTGAATAATGGTGGGGATTTTTCCCCTAGCTTTACTTGACTGACATTGTTGGCAGATTTTATCAGTTTTTACAGACTTGTAGAAATATTTTCTCAGGTTCAGTGCTGTTATTCTTCCATTTTATTGTCTCTAAAGTGCCTCTAGGGGAATATAAACAATTTGCATAAGCGAACACTTAGCCATATAAACCCACCCTCAGAATAGCCTGTCCTACATTGGACCCAAAAGTCGATAGTCATGATAAATATTCATTACTTTTTGCATTCACTTACTGTGTCTTTGTTTTGCATCAAGTCCAAAAAACACAGATGTGTTTATTATATCCATGTTTAGTTTTTATAGCTCAGTTTTacagcagtgcaaaaggtcatgggttcgaacacAGGGAACACACAGGTTCATATatatgtataccttgtaatgcactgtacgTCACTTTTGATAAAAGCATATGCCAATTGCATAACTGTGTAAATCTATTAAACAATTTTGTTAAATTTGGTCATGACTCCTGTAAATTAAGGCCATGCCATTGAAAGCATTCCGGTCTTCTGTGCATTTCAGCCACGGCCGCCGAATCGGCCAAAATCCAAGATGGTCTCGTCTCCATCCGGACCGACAGCTGGAGGAGTAAAGCTCTCGGTTAGTCGCAGTTCATCAAGTGCCCGGCGTAGACGTACACGCTGCCGGAGATGTGAGGCCTGCACACGCAAAGAATGTGGGGAGTGCCATTTCTGCAAAGATATGAAGAAGTTCGGAGGACCAGGCCGCATGAAGCAGTCCTGCATCATGAGACAGTGCATAGCGGTCAGTCTGTATGTTGAGCTTTTTTGCCAAACTGTATCTCTGGGCATTGTCATCACTGGCCTGTATGTGTTTTGCAGCCCGTTCTTCCTCACACCGCAGTGTGTTCTGTGTGCGGTGAGGCCGGGAAAGAAGACACAGTAGAGAATGAGGAAGAGAAGGCCAACATGATGCTCATGGAGTGCTCCATCTGCAATGAGATCCTGCATCCAGCATGTTTGAAGGTTGGTTTCCCAACTGATCTAATAAGTAAAATGAAAGTGTAATGTCTCAATGATAATGACATCTGTAGTTGGGCTGTGTATTGGCAAGAATCTAACAATATGATGCGTATCACAATACAGGGGTGCACACCACAATATGATGCAATACGGTGCGATGATGTGCAACGGGTCATTATATTGGGATATTTTCTAATTTACGAATATAATAGGATATAATTTTAGGAAAGCTGTCATTGAGAACACACCACCATATGGCGCACCCATATGCTAGTACTTCCTGTCAGTGTTTAAGTTCAGAGATAagggctgtttctcaatcctaagaaccaaagaacggacttgcgttctcgtggagatcaggcgaccttggaagaacgaactcagaaggtcgcgagaacacagaacgcacttgtgagaattaAGATGTTTGCGATCTTTCTGTTGATCACCTGACCTCCGCCAGTGTTTTGCCGCAATGACTTCTGGGGCGTAAAGCTATTTCAGCGCACTCAATGCATGcttgatatcaagaacacatccgggtattttcatgcgtcctttgtacttgcgttcttgagaattggaattaaACTTAGACGGCTAATGATGATGTAGAGCGAGAACACAAGGACTCTGAaaaacgcatattgagaaacagccaagaAGAATGTAATCCAGTAGTGGGGATGTAAACTCTAAATGAAACAGCTGCCATGAATTTTGTATGATTCAAACAAATATATCGATATTGCATTGTTGAGAATCGATTTAGTATTGGCAAACAGAAAACTGTGATATGCACATGTATCAATATATTTTGTGTGATGTTGGGCCAATATTATTGCTtactattatttctttttataattttaGATATACAGTTTATTTGTGTTTGGAAGAAACTAATCCTGTTTATTTTTTCTAGGAGAAAGATGCCGAAGGTGTTGTGAATGATGAGTTGCCAAACTGCTGGGAGTGTCCAAAATGCAATCAGGCCGGAAAGACAGGGAAAGTAAGCATCATATTCTTACctaaccacacacacaaaaattttTTAACTGTTATTAATTTGTATATTAAATTACTATTTGTTTTCCTTTCCACCTTTTGGTGACAAAGCAAAAAAGAGGACCGGGTTTTAAGTACGCATCCAATCTTCCTGGCTCTCTGCTCAAAGAACAGCGAACGAACCGGGACATAAAGGAAGAGCTAGACTCAAACATGTCGACAGAATCCAACACCTCTACTGTTTCTCCTGTCACAAAGACCGAACGAGAGGACAGTGCTACCTGCAAATCCGAGGAAATATTTAAGAAACGTTCCTTAGACGTCTCTTCAGAAAGTCTATTGAAACCCAAATTAGAGGACAATCCACTCCGCAAGAAGAGGAAACTCTTTGACAAGGACTCAGATTCAGAAACCAATATCAAGAAAAAGGTAGCGAGACACTGAATAGATGAAAGCAGATAAGAGatcaaataatatttttgcaAAGCATGTATTTTGACCCTCTTTTAAATCCACAGAAGAGATCAAGGCCTGGTGATCTGTCAACCTCTAAAGTCCAGCGACAGATCAAGACAGAGAAAGAGGATGATGTGGACTATGATGAAGATAACACACAAGCAATGGCAAGAAGACCCTTCAGTTTTGTGCACTCAGAGGAGGAGGATGGAGATGATGAAagggaggaggaagaggagatAAAGAAGGAGAAGAAAAGCgaagaagaaaatgtgaaacCCTTGGCCAGCCATCTGCACATGACCTCTGCTGTACGAGAGAGTGACCAATCACACGGTGGTTCTCCACGGGCAGGGCCCAGCAGCAACTTGGGTGGAGACGTGCAGGTGAAGGGTCAACGGAAAGCAAAGCGTAAACCTCGCTTGCCCAACAAAGAACTGAGTAAGGAACTTAGTAAACAGCTTAACCAGGAGATCCAAAAAACAGAGGATCGGCTGGCCCATCAGAATGGTCACACAGTGAAGATGGAACTGGGTAGTGATGGAGAGGACAGAAAGCCATTGAATAATGGCAGTAGCCATCTAAGAGACTGGCTGAGGCCTAAACGAGAACTGAACGGATCCCCGCGAGAGCAGTCTCCAATGAACTGGATTAGAACCGCGCCAACACCTCTCATTCGTCCGACACCTTGTTGCTCTCCACCGAAATGTGTTCAAATGGAGCGTCATGTGATTCGACCCCCTCCAATTAGTCCTCCGCCTGACCGGCTGCCTCTGGATGATGGAAACAACCACGTAATGCGGAGAGAGGTGTGGATGGCAGTATTCACCCACCTCAGGCACCAAGACCTGTGCATCTGCATGCAGGTCTGCAAGACCTGGAATAGATGGTAGGTCTTTCTGGAATTGGGCAAGAGAGCATTGCTTTTGTGAATACACCGTGCATGTCGTTCTAGGGTGGAGCATTTAATCAGTAGTGCAAAAGTCATGGGGTTCGATtcacagggaacacacatactaagGAAAAAATGCACAGCTTGAATCCACTGTAATAAGTTGCTCTGGAtttaaagcatctgctaaatctgcaaataataaactgaaCCCGATACATTTGTACTAATTCTGATTGGTACAACTAATTGGTTGTGCAACAAGAGCGAAACAAAGTGTAGATGTTTCTAGATCCGGCTGCTGTGTTTCTATTGGTCTAGTATTGTGCTTTTGATCGTAACCACACCCAAATCCTTATCCTGACAAATATAACCACTAGACTGGATTTGGCTCCATCTACTGACTCCAGTGTATtggcaaaaaatctaaatttcaACTAAATTAGGCATTTTTAGTAGCTAATATCCTTTTTAGAGGTTAGGCTTTCTGTGCAAGATGTTTGCGACCCTGCCTATGAAAACCTAGCTGACGTCATTTTTTGCGATTTACTGATTTTCTACGTAATAAAAATTAACTTTCTGTGAATATGTAACTTTGATATCAACTGAGTAAgacatgtcaaagattgaaatcaatgaataaaaacaaacttCTGATCTCATAATTAGAATATGAGACTTAAAGCtggatttaaagggacactccattttttttgaaaataagctaattttccagctcaccTAGAgttaaagattttatttttaccgttttggaatccattcagctgatctccaggtctgggtttaactccgggtctggcggtaccacttttagcctGGCTTCAGTCCAttcaatccattgaatctgattagaccattagcatcgcacttaaaaataaccaaagagttttgatatttttcctatttaaaacttgactcttctgtagttacattgtgtactaagaccgacggaaaatttaaagttgcattTTCtcggcagatatggctaggaactttactctcattctggcgaaAGTTTATTAAGTTACCCAACTTTCAAAgtctattgaaagttaccaaggggactattttcggcagTGTGTAATATTATTACACCTCCTGCCACCATGCTCTACCAGCTAAGCAAGTTCAATGTAGTGACAATCTTATCTTGGTACCACCCTTAGTAGGGTTAATTATTTGTCCTCATCTCTTAGGTGTTGTGATAAAAGACTCTGGACCAAGATCGATCTAAACCGCTGCAAGTCCATCACACCCCTCATGCTGAGTGGCATTATCCGCAGACAGCCCATTTCTCTAGACCTGAGCTGGACCAACATATCCAAAAAACAGCTTAGTTGGCTAATCAACAGGTTACCTGGTACGTCTAAACTTTTACATACGTCTGATCTGCCTAATGGTGGATTTATTGCTCAATGCTCAGTTTATATCGTCTGTCTATATTTAACTTGAATCCCTTCCTGTAGTTGTTTATGTGATGTGATAATCGCTTTTTATGCTAAGTACATTACTTACATGACACCTTTGTGCTGGATTCTGGCAGGTCTGAGGGTTCTTTTACTGGCAGGGTGCTCATGGGCAGCTGTTTCAGCTTTATGCACGTCCAGCTGTCCTTTGCTACGAACTCTGGATGTTCAGTGGGTTGAGGGACTGAAGGACAACCAAATAAGAGACTTACTTTCCTCTCCAACAGACAACAGACCAGGTATTAATTAGTAATTTTAACTCCTGTTTCATTAGAGTATGACCCTGATTTGTGCATTTGTCAATTTATAGCCTttttgtaatgttgtttaaaaacaaacttaggAGCATGTGTGTGTCTCTCAGGTCACGTGGACAGTAGGAGTAAATTGAGGAACGTTGAGGATCTTTGTCTAGTTGGTCTGGATATCACAGACACGTCCCTGAAGTTAATCATAAAACACATGCCCTCTCTGTCTCGACTGGATTTAAGTTACTGTAACCACATCACTGACCAGAGCGTCAACATCCTTACGGCAGCTGGCACCACAACCAGAGACTCTCTCACACACGTCAAACTGTCAGGTATACAAACCATACTAATGCAAAAGAGGGTGTCACACAGTGTGTTGATCCCAAAAAACGTTAATAGAATAGCTAAAGTGACTTTTGTATGAAGGCAAACACGTCCCAGGATTAATATCGGGATTGGACCTAGTAACATTCCTGGAATAAGTCCTTTTGAGGTACAGGTTACTGAGCTGAAAAACAACCCATCTGTGTATTGTTATTGCATAATTTGATGCATTGCATCTTGCGAAAACAGTCGATGGCTTTAACTATACTTCTACGGGTCAGGAAATAACTTTTAAATCAGGTAAAGCTGGCAAATCTAATTCAGTAGTTACCGTTATGAACTTTaattctctctttcttttttccaCAGTTTGTAACAGAGTTACAGACCAATCACTGACCTACTTCAAACGCTGCGGAAACATTTGTCACATTGACTTGCGTTACTGCAAACAGGTGACCAAAGAGGGTTGCGAACAGTTCATTGCGGAGATGTCCGTCATTGTGCAGTTTGGACTGATCGAAGAGAAACTACTGAGCAAACTGAGCTAGTCAACAAAGACACTGACAGTACACACTGTCTTGGAACCCAGGGAACTAACAATTTAACCCCTACTTTTCTACACTTTTCTTCAACACAGGATGTGTGAAGCCTACAGACACTTATAAGAAAACCAGCAAGTGATAATGGAAACTCACTCCAAGCAAATATCTGAACTCGCAGATGCCTGACCTTACAGATACAGAACTGTATTCGTTTTATGTGGCCATTTCAGCCTTTTGTTTATGTTGTGCCACTATGGCAGAGGTTTGTTCAGTTTTTAAGTTTACAAGGCACAGCGAGAAGAGTGTGCCGACTTTAAAGTAATATTTACTCAttttgcaaacattttatataaaaaaaagaaaaaaactttaatagTCACACTGTTCATTGTCGCAATGACGAAACGGACTGTTATTTTCTTTAtccaaaaagaaaaatctatgatgcatgtgtttttttgttaCCATGCAAACGTTAAGCGTCATGCAGTATTAATTTTTGTATCAGAATGGATTTCACCCTTATGTGCAGTATTACATGCACTTGTGTATATGTATAGACTATTGACAGTATTCAGTCAGtacaaagtttattttttttctacgcAGTAGGAAATTAAGGTTCATATCTATTCTAGTTGGTAATTGTTCAGATGATTTTGTAATGTTAATTTAAGATATGTTGTCTTCTAATTGTCTTGCAGGTACATTCTCTTTTCATACAACTCTTACTTACCTTGGCTTCTTTCATTTGTATATATCTGGGGTAAAAAAACTTATTTGCACtgttttaccttaaaaaatacagatatTTTTTCCAGTGTTTAAGATTTGCTTTGTGTTTTGTAAACAACTTATATTCCCACTGCGATGTGTGCTGTTTTAACCCACGGTTGGGTactaaaatatgtatatttataactttaatataaatgttcatatttgaGCATTTTTAGGATATACATATGGCAACTATTAGCAAAACAGAAACAAGTAAGTGGAAAATGTAAGATGTATAAGACCATTTAAATCCATATCAGCCAAGTCGAAATAACGTTTTCCCGCCCTATCACTTTACCTCATGTCAAAACGTTTAACTAAATACTCGTTACATACAACTTACCTCTGTGAACAAGTGCTCCAGAATGAACACCAATCATGTAAATGATTAGGTTTATACTCCCATTTATCTGTAATATTAATGATTAACTCTCTCTGGTGTTCTGTCATCACCTCACGTCCCGCTTATTCACTAAATAGCCAGAAGGCGCATTCGAAGCATGCAGCACTGCGCAGACGGTTCGTCATATGACGTCAAGGTACCGCGAGAGCTGTGCTATTGAAATATCTCCCGCGGTGTTTTAATGTCATACGGAGGTCGATCTGCGTAGTCGAACACGTATTTACAACATCGAAAATATTATAGGACAGAAAATTGTTAATTCAAGGTACCATATTTTATTAAAGTTCATAAATCATCTTTGAATTACCAAAATAAAAAGTTCAACATTCCAAAATACAAAGACCAGACCCCAAAACATCCTGCAGCGTTCAGTTTATGTAATTTAGAGTGTAATGTTGTCTGCTCAGCTAGAGTAGTTGCCTACTGTAAGTGACATCTTTTAGAGATAGCAGCATTAGAAACACACATGTATGCACAGTGTCAGTGTTGGGTACACAAATGTGGACAAGGTTAACAAAAATCTGatcattatttaaatgaatggGTGTGACAAAAGCAATCAATTCTACTGAAGTCTTTTCAAGACTAAACCAACTACTTAATCAATGCTGTTTACATTCTAGAAAAACTGGGCggagcaaatgtaaaaaaagttaaatatatccATAGATTGaatgtatattttgtatattgtaTAAAAATCATATAATTACACTATATTTGTTTGTCTAGGAAATACCACAGACATACATTTGATTACATAATTCACAGCATAAATGCATCTAGACTAATTATATAACACATTTCCTCtcatcattttaaaaatatctagACTTGAATATTCACAAAGGAGGGGgataaaattaagtaaaactTAAGTAAAATCTGTTTTCACTAATGGTCTAAACACATTGGAGGACTGTGACAAGTAAATCCATGTAGCACCGCTTGTGGAAATTGAATAATGTCCACGTTTTTTGTTCTAACAACACACCAAAGGATGATTTTGATGGTATTGCTTGAGATGAAGAACAATAAAGCAGGTTTGTTTTcttgatcaacagtaaaaatttgtttatttaatgcTGTATGACCAATTAAAGGTGCACTTAACTTAAATGTTTCGGAGCACAAAATCGCTTTGACAAATCTGTTTAAAAATCTGTTTAAGGTGGTAACCACCTTGTTATGAAATATCTTCGGTTGCTAAATAAATCAATCATGGGTGACAATGACAAATATGCACATTTCTGTTAACGGcattgataaataattttttctttGTAGTATGGGTAtataaagggcacctattatgcaaaataaatgtgcgaacacaaccaccctacaatgaaaaaaatcctctCACTcctttttaatccccattaaaccacaGCAGTCTcatagacatgctgttttgattctcttgttaatgtgatgtcacacaaacaaagccccgcccacagccactcACTGACAGTCATGCATTACCGTAGTTTCTGCCCTCAGCGAGTACGCTGTTTGCCATATCTCAATAGTGAAATATACTAttgactgtattcacaggaatcaaaTCTGCTTTCACTTTAATCGCTCACTGCTTCTTGTGGTAAGGAAATAAGTAgtagtagctcatttgcatttaaaggtacagacacgaAAATCCCATTTTTGCCCCCACCCAAATAGGGACACTTTGgaaatgctataataaatgatctgtggcgtattttaagctgaaaattttaggcacacctgagacttatattactaTATAAGTCTAGGATACTAAAAGGACAAATAAGTGTTAATCAAACATAAATGGTGCACCTTTAGCTAAAAAAATATAACGGAGGCAGACTAAATCACACACCTAATGTTTTACAGGTACAAGTTTGATTCAAGATTAAAATAACCAAGGTTATTCAATAAGCTACATAACTGCAGATGCTGGATTTCAGTGACTGGAAAAACATACGATACAGTTTCTCTTAAACTTACAGTCACCATTGCTTTATATAACTACCCTGCTGGCTGGTCATTTGTTTCACATATGCTAAATTGTGTTGTGATAATAGCtgatttaacaaataaaaatca
This window of the Paramisgurnus dabryanus chromosome 10, PD_genome_1.1, whole genome shotgun sequence genome carries:
- the kdm2bb gene encoding lysine (K)-specific demethylase 2Bb isoform X3 — encoded protein: MEACAESGRKLRSICRRMYDENEDLSDVEEITNIRGFNLEDKLESHLYNSDLVHYMDGKDFTYEYVQREALRTPLIFKAKDGLGIRMPDPEFTVSEIKGLVGSRRAVDVMDVSTQKGSEMSMAQFVRYYETPVEERDKLFNVISLEFSHTKLENLIKRPTVVDLVDWVDNMWPRHLKERQTEATNVMSEMKYPKVQRYCLMSVKGCFTDFHIDFGGTSVWYHVFKGRKVFWLIPPNLHNLSLYEDWVVSGKQSDIFLGDRADGCQRIELEQGYTFFIPSGWIHAVYTPEDTLVFGGNILHSFNIPMQLTVYEIENRTKVHSKFRYPFFYEMCWYVLERYVHCLTRRSHLSSDFRRESVQTAEPKLVMEEPVSTPRLDMGQDSCETQLEKTEGTTRPSASLPCQTFKPTQANDSEDSLKSLLSECPKTPSGSPGIEHSGKWTHLTEFELTGLKALVEKLESLPETKRCVPEGIDDPQALLDDVKVVLKEHADDNPKLAITGSPIVCWPKKTGKPRPPNRPKSKMVSSPSGPTAGGVKLSVSRSSSSARRRRTRCRRCEACTRKECGECHFCKDMKKFGGPGRMKQSCIMRQCIAPVLPHTAVCSVCGEAGKEDTVENEEEKANMMLMECSICNEILHPACLKEKDAEGVVNDELPNCWECPKCNQAGKTGKVTKQKRGPGFKYASNLPGSLLKEQRTNRDIKEELDSNMSTESNTSTVSPVTKTEREDSATCKSEEIFKKRSLDVSSESLLKPKLEDNPLRKKRKLFDKDSDSETNIKKKKRSRPGDLSTSKVQRQIKTEKEDDVDYDEDNTQAMARRPFSFVHSEEEDGDDEREEEEEIKKEKKSEEENVKPLASHLHMTSAVRESDQSHGGSPRAGPSSNLGGDVQVKGQRKAKRKPRLPNKELSKELSKQLNQEIQKTEDRLAHQNGHTVKMELGSDGEDRKPLNNGSSHLRDWLRPKRELNGSPREQSPMNWIRTAPTPLIRPTPCCSPPKCVQMERHVIRPPPISPPPDRLPLDDGNNHVMRREVWMAVFTHLRHQDLCICMQVCKTWNRWCCDKRLWTKIDLNRCKSITPLMLSGIIRRQPISLDLSWTNISKKQLSWLINRLPGLRVLLLAGCSWAAVSALCTSSCPLLRTLDVQWVEGLKDNQIRDLLSSPTDNRPGHVDSRSKLRNVEDLCLVGLDITDTSLKLIIKHMPSLSRLDLSYCNHITDQSVNILTAAGTTTRDSLTHVKLSVCNRVTDQSLTYFKRCGNICHIDLRYCKQVTKEGCEQFIAEMSVIVQFGLIEEKLLSKLS
- the kdm2bb gene encoding lysine (K)-specific demethylase 2Bb isoform X5; translated protein: MSVKGCFTDFHIDFGGTSVWYHVFKGRKVFWLIPPNLHNLSLYEDWVVSGKQSDIFLGDRADGCQRIELEQGYTFFIPSGWIHAVYTPEDTLVFGGNILHSFNIPMQLTVYEIENRTKVHSKFRYPFFYEMCWYVLERYVHCLTRRSHLSSDFRRESVQTAEPKLVMEEPVSTPRLDMGQDSCETQLEKTEGTTRPSASLPCQTFKPTQANDSEDSLKSLLSECPKTPSGSPGIEHSGKWTHLTEFELTGLKALVEKLESLPETKRCVPEGIDDPQALLDDVKVVLKEHADDNPKLAITGSPIVCWPKKTGKPRPPNRPKSKMVSSPSGPTAGGVKLSVSRSSSSARRRRTRCRRCEACTRKECGECHFCKDMKKFGGPGRMKQSCIMRQCIAPVLPHTAVCSVCGEAGKEDTVENEEEKANMMLMECSICNEILHPACLKEKDAEGVVNDELPNCWECPKCNQAGKTGKVTKQKRGPGFKYASNLPGSLLKEQRTNRDIKEELDSNMSTESNTSTVSPVTKTEREDSATCKSEEIFKKRSLDVSSESLLKPKLEDNPLRKKRKLFDKDSDSETNIKKKKRSRPGDLSTSKVQRQIKTEKEDDVDYDEDNTQAMARRPFSFVHSEEEDGDDEREEEEEIKKEKKSEEENVKPLASHLHMTSAVRESDQSHGGSPRAGPSSNLGGDVQVKGQRKAKRKPRLPNKELSKELSKQLNQEIQKTEDRLAHQNGHTVKMELGSDGEDRKPLNNGSSHLRDWLRPKRELNGSPREQSPMNWIRTAPTPLIRPTPCCSPPKCVQMERHVIRPPPISPPPDRLPLDDGNNHVMRREVWMAVFTHLRHQDLCICMQVCKTWNRWCCDKRLWTKIDLNRCKSITPLMLSGIIRRQPISLDLSWTNISKKQLSWLINRLPGLRVLLLAGCSWAAVSALCTSSCPLLRTLDVQWVEGLKDNQIRDLLSSPTDNRPGHVDSRSKLRNVEDLCLVGLDITDTSLKLIIKHMPSLSRLDLSYCNHITDQSVNILTAAGTTTRDSLTHVKLSVCNRVTDQSLTYFKRCGNICHIDLRYCKQVTKEGCEQFIAEMSVIVQFGLIEEKLLSKLS
- the kdm2bb gene encoding lysine (K)-specific demethylase 2Bb isoform X4, which encodes MEACAESGRKLRSICRRMYDENEDLSDVEEITNIRGFNLEDKLESHLYNSDLVHYMDGKDFTYEYVQREALRTPLIFKAKDGLGIRMPDPEFTVSEIKGLVGSRRAVDVMDVSTQKGSEMSMAQFVRYYETPVEERDKLFNVISLEFSHTKLENLIKRPTVVDLVDWVDNMWPRHLKERQTEATNVMSEMKYPKVQRYCLMSVKGCFTDFHIDFGGTSVWYHVFKGRKVFWLIPPNLHNLSLYEDWVVSGKQSDIFLGDRADGCQRIELEQGYTFFIPSGWIHAVYTPEDTLVFGGNILHSFNIPMQLTVYEIENRTKVHSKFRYPFFYEMCWYVLERYVHCLTRRSHLSSDFRRESVQTAEPKLVMEEPVSTPRLDMGQDSCETQLEKTEGTTRPSASLPCQTFKPTQANDSEDSLKSLLSECPKTPSGSPGIEHSGKWTHLTEFELTGLKALVEKLESLPETKRCVPEGIDDPQALLDDVKVVLKEHADDNPKLAITGSPIVCWPKKTGKPRPPNRPKSKMVSSPSGPTAGGVKLSVSRSSSSARRRRTRCRRCEACTRKECGECHFCKDMKKFGGPGRMKQSCIMRQCIAPVLPHTAVCSVCGEAGKEDTVENEEEKANMMLMECSICNEILHPACLKEKDAEGVVNDELPNCWECPKCNQAGKTGKQKRGPGFKYASNLPGSLLKEQRTNRDIKEELDSNMSTESNTSTVSPVTKTEREDSATCKSEEIFKKRSLDVSSESLLKPKLEDNPLRKKRKLFDKDSDSETNIKKKKRSRPGDLSTSKVQRQIKTEKEDDVDYDEDNTQAMARRPFSFVHSEEEDGDDEREEEEEIKKEKKSEEENVKPLASHLHMTSAVRESDQSHGGSPRAGPSSNLGGDVQVKGQRKAKRKPRLPNKELSKELSKQLNQEIQKTEDRLAHQNGHTVKMELGSDGEDRKPLNNGSSHLRDWLRPKRELNGSPREQSPMNWIRTAPTPLIRPTPCCSPPKCVQMERHVIRPPPISPPPDRLPLDDGNNHVMRREVWMAVFTHLRHQDLCICMQVCKTWNRWCCDKRLWTKIDLNRCKSITPLMLSGIIRRQPISLDLSWTNISKKQLSWLINRLPGLRVLLLAGCSWAAVSALCTSSCPLLRTLDVQWVEGLKDNQIRDLLSSPTDNRPGHVDSRSKLRNVEDLCLVGLDITDTSLKLIIKHMPSLSRLDLSYCNHITDQSVNILTAAGTTTRDSLTHVKLSVCNRVTDQSLTYFKRCGNICHIDLRYCKQVTKEGCEQFIAEMSVIVQFGLIEEKLLSKLS